The Planktothrix sp. FACHB-1365 genomic sequence CATCACAATAGTATATTATCACACCTGTTTTAAAAACGAAACCCCTATTAGGCATAAAATTTTATACCCTACATTCTCATTGGGAATCGATATTTCTCCAAAACCGTAAATTCTACACAGGTTGAACACAATAACGGGCACGTCCTTGTTGTTTGGCTTGGTATAAGACTTGATCAGCAGCCTCAATTAACACAGAGAAAGACGTTAAAGGAGAGGGAAGGGTACAAGCCACCCCTAAACTTAAAGTTAACCACTGACTTATTGTTGATTTATCGTGGGGTATTTCTAGTTGTAAAACCGCCGCTTGAATGTGTTGTGCGACATGAATCGCTCCATCCTGATTCGTATTGGGTAAAATAATGGCAAATTCTTCTCCACCATAACGAGCGACTAAATCCGCAGGGCGTCGTAACGTATTCTCAATTGCTTGAGCAACTTGTTTCAAACAACTATCTCCGGCCGGATGTCCGTAGTAATCATTATATTGTTTGAAATAGTCAATATCACACATAATTAAAGCTAAAGAACCTTGTTCTCGTTGTAAGCGTTGCCATTCCTGTTCCAAATATTCATCAAAGCGGCGACGGTTGGCGACTTGAGTTAAACCATCAACGGTGGCTTGGCGTTTTAATTGTTGGTTAGCAACTTGTAATTCTTGATAAAGTTCAGATTGTTGAATCGCGATCGCTAATTGATCAGCAATGGCACAAGTTAACTCGATTTCCGATTCTTTCCAGCCCCTTAAATGTTGATGTTTAAGTAACCCCAAACAGCCCCAAACTTGAGAACCCACCCGCAAAGGAATCGGCAACCAAGTTCCAGAAATTCCGGTTAAATGTTGAATTTCTTGAGAATTTGGAACAGTTAGATCTTCAGTTTCTAAGTGATTGAGTTGCTGAATAGGGGAAAGAATTGCAGGAGTTGTATTGCGATCATAACTATAGGAAGCCACCTCTTTCCATTGTTCTTCTTGGGGAAGATGTTGTAAAATACAAGCGCGATCCACCCGTAATAAGGTGACAATTTCAGCAACAGCCGTGGAAAAAATAGTATCTAAATCCAAGGATTGACGAATAAATTGAATCACATGATTTAACGTTTGAGCACGACGAGCTTGATATTGAGTTTGTTGATAAAGTTGACTTTGTTGTAAGGCAATTCCAACTTGTTCGGAAATTTGTCGCAGTAACGTCGCTTCCCACTGTAACCAATGGCGTAAGCCATGATTTTGACAAATCATTAAGAGTCCCCAAAGTTGATTTTGTTCAAATAAAGGAACCATAATTGCCGAACAAATTCCCCAATATTTTAAGACCTTTAACATTCCTGAATGAATCGGATCATGATTAATATCATTAATCACTCGCATCCGACCTTGATTAAAATTTTCATAGCATTCCAGAGGAATTAAAGGGGTTTCAGATTGTCGGTTTCTCAAGAATTTTAACGATTCATCGGGTTCGGTTTCAGCAATAATTTTACCTCGCCGATCTGGAAAAATTCGATAAATTAAAACCTGATCACATTCGAGTAACTGTTGCACTTCTTTAACCGTTGCATTTAAAATATCATCTAAATTCAAGGATTGACGAATTTGATGGGTAATTTCCCAAATTAAATGTTCTTGAACAATCAGTTGACACAATGCTTTTTCGGCGCGTTTGAGGGGTGTAATATCTTGAAACGTCGATAAAAATAACCGATGTTGCTGATCTTGCATCATCACCGTTGATAACAGTAAGGTTTTTAACTGCCCATTTTTTGCTTGAATTGTCGTTTCTAAATTAAAAATTGAACCCGTTGCAATCACTTTTTTTAATCGGTCTTGTGCCTTTTGATAACCTTCAGGCGTTGGATATAATAAAGCCAGAAAATCGGAATGAGATTGAGCTTCTTCTAAGGTATATCCGGTAATTTCTGTCATTTGAGGATTAAACAGATAAAAATTCCCCTGTTCATCACTAAGCATAATTCCATTGCCCACAGTTTCAATCACTGTTTTTAACCGATTTTGTGTTGTTAAAAGTTGCATTTCAGCTTCTTTGCGATCAGTAATATCAACGAAATAACCCACAATTTCTAAGGGATTTCCGCGCCCATCTTTAATCAATCGCATTTCTAACCGTAACCAACGCCAATGACCTTGAGCGTGTAAAAAACGAGCTTCATGAATATAGGTTCCAGTTGTTAACACCTGAATAAAAGCATCCTGCCATTGAGATTTTTCTTCCTCTGGAACATAGTCGTGCCAAATATTTTCTTCCTTTAAAAAAGTAGTAACTTCATATCCTAAAAGCGTATATACATTGTCACTAATAAATGTAATTTGATAGTGGGGTTGGGGTTGACAACTAAAAATCACCGCCGGACTACTGCGAAGTAATTGTTTAAGGCGTTCACTCACTTGATAAAGTTCCGATGTCATTTGTTGACGACGTTGGAGTTCTTCTTGTAACCCATCATTCGCCTGAGTTAATTCGGCTGTCCATTGTAATAAAGAAAGTTGTAGTTGTTCATTAGATTGTTGAGATTGTTGAATGAAAGTTTGGGTGGGTTGATCTTCTGTAATATCTACGATTGTACTCAGCAGTAATGTTTTACCATCGGTCAATTGTCCGAAGGTCAGGGAACTCCATTCCCAAATTCTCAGATAGCCTTGATGATTTGTAATCAGATAATCTCGGCGACGTTCAGGTAAACGAGATCCCCCGACTAAATTTTTAGTGCTGGGGAGAGGTTCTGGGTTCGTTAACCGTTCGCTCCAGGCTGAAATGGTGGGTAATTGAGCCACTGTATAGCCTGTAATTTCTGCCCAACTCTGATTAATTTCAATGACTTCGCCATCTTTGGTGTGTAGCATCATTGGATAGGGGGCAGATAAAAGAGCTTGATAAAGCTTTTCTTGGGGTTGGGAAGTGTCATTTTCCCCCGGTGGTAAGTTCTGTTTTAGTTCCAGAGGGTTTGAGTCTTCAGCTTGAGAATGGCCGTAGGACATATAATTAACGTGATGGATGATCCACCCAATAAAGATTAGAAACAAAACCCAATTCGTCAGATTTTGGATCATCTCTTGAGGTTCACGACTGTAGAGGGGATAATGGAACCCTAAAAAGATTAATCCTCGTAGGAATAACCCCATTAAAAATATTCTGGGTAAAAACTGTTGGAGGATTTGACAGGCGAGTTGATACACACCCTGAAATTTAAGCCAAAATAGTGTAAATTTCTGAAAAACAAATGAAGAGTTTTGATACCATAGCCATAAACTGATTCCCGCTAAAACCAGACAAAAGGCCCTATCAAGTTGAATATTGAAAAAATCTCGTAAGACAATATTCAAAACCGAACTGTTCAAATACAAACCTAACAGCACACTTAGCACTAAACTGATTAAGTCTAAACCCATTGACCGGGAAAAACGCTCAAAATCCGTCTTTTTCTTCTCAAAAAAAGATTGTTGTAGATGAGTTTTGAGTTGCCAAGAGTGATGGCTTCCATTCTGATTCATATTGACAATTCCAGTTTTTGAGATGGCTATCAATTTTAACCTCAATCTTTCGGTATTTCCCTCTATCTATAGCTAAGAAAACTGGCTTATACAGAAAAAAAAGATTTTAAGATGAGGATTTAAACGATCCTAGATCATAAAAAATTTTCGAGATAAACCTATTAGTTTACTCAAAAAAATATCTGTCGGAAACAGTGATATTACGGAACTTTAAGCGTTGTACAGATTAGGCTTGATACGGTACTGGTACAAAAATACTGATGAATTCCCCTATTTCTTTAGATAGAGGTGATTCTTGAATCAATATCACTTCTTAATTCCCTGGATGGTTAGAAATGTTTTATCCTATAAGAGCATGGTAACACTATCGGATTGTGACTCTGGGCTAATTTAATGACATATCATGTAATCTATGACGGGAATTGCAACTTATGTGTTACCTTGGTGCAACTGTTAGAAATTTTAGATCAAGGACACCAGTTTACCTATATTCCTATGCAGGATGAGCAAGGGTTAAGCCATTTTGCCATTACTCCCGGCGAGTGTAACTTAGGTATGATTTTAATTGATGGGAATCAACCTAATCACCGTTGGCAAGGAAGTGACGCGGCGGAAGAAATTGGCAGACTTTTACCCGCAGGAGGAATTTTTGTCGCAACTTATCGAGCCTTACCTGGGTTAAAATGGATCGGCGATCGCCTTTATGAACAAGTTCGGGATCATCGATATTTATTATTTGGTAAACGCTCAACTCCTTATCAGTCTACTTATCCCAGTTGTTGTACAAAGGGTAAATGTAATCTTTAACACCAAATTCTGGCTGAACTATTTGAGGTGGGGTTTCTCCACCTTTATTATTTTAATAGCACATCTCGCTTAATTCTAATTAATTGATAACCGCCTTGATTTTCTAAAACTTGATATTCCGAAGAATTTAATCCTAATTTGGCAATTTCTTTAGGTTTTGTAATCATTAAAATGGTATCAATGGGACGATTTAAAGGAAATAATTCTAATAATCGTTGTTTAATATCGTAGGTCATGAAATAGATCCGGCGTTGGGTATAAAATACCAAACTGGGTTTAAAGACACCAATGGTAATCAGGGGTTCATTGGGTTGATGAACTTGTTGAACTCGTAAGGATAATTGTCGCAGAGGTAAGTGTCTTTGAGTATCTAATAATTGACCCACTGGTAAGGCAACTAAACTCATAAATGCTAAAAATCCTAGAACATTTCCGATCCAAACTGTTCGTCTCCATCGAGGTTGAAAAAGGCAATAAACAGTAATTCCACTGGCGATTAACCAGATGATTCCTGATATTATGGGTAAATGACTGGTTTGTAATAATTGATCAAAATTAGGAGTATCTTCTCCCACCAGTTTCGGACTTAAAAAACTGGCAATTGCTAATATTAATAATATTAAAACATTGACAATACCTGTTATTAAAAAAGGCAGAGATATTTTAGTTTGATTTGACTCAATATTATTCTGTTGATTTCCCCATAAACTGATTAAAATTACTCCGGCGGGAATACAAGGTAAAACATAACTGGGTAGTTTGGTTGCAGATACACTAAAAAAAGCGAAAATAATCACAAACCAAAATAAAGCAAATACACCTAACTGTTGAGAACGATCTTGAGAACGCCACTCTTGAAGTTGCCAAAATTTGACTTGATAAATTGCTATCGGTAAATAGACAGACCAAGGTAATAACGCTACTAAAATTACAGGGAAATAATAAAACCAAGGGCCAGGATGATTACTAACCACACTGGTAAATCGTTCTAAATTATGATGTCCAAAAAATGTGTCTAAATAAGCTTGACCATTGGCAAGGGTGACTAAAATAAACCAGGGAACTGCTATGATGATAAAAATTAAAATTCCGGGTAATAACTGCATTTCCCAAATCACCCTTTGCCATTGTTGGGTATAAATTAAAAAGGCACCAATAATCAAAATCGGAAATACAATTCCAATCGGCCCCTTGGCTAAAACGGCTAAAGCAGAAAAGGTATAAAATGTAAAATACCAAGCTTTTTGTTGGCGAGTTTGGGGTTGAGCATAACCTAAGAAAAATGCTAATAATGAAATCGTTAAACAACTGGCTAAAAGCATATCGGAAACCCCCGTGCGTCCCCAAGCAATCCAAGCCGGATTTAACACCATCATTGCCATTCCCCACCAGGCTCCAATCCACTGTTGACGCAGGGTAGAAGGTTTAATTTCCCCTAGTAAAGAGGCTTGCTTTCCAAAATAACGCAGGGTATAAAATACCAAAAAAGTCGATAAAATTGCGGTTATAGCTGACGGTAATCGTGCCCCCCATTCATTGACTCCTACAGCTTGAAAAGCCATCACCATTAACCAATAAATTAAGGGCGGTTTATCAAAGCGAGTTTCCCCATTCCAATAGGGCGTAATCCAATCGCCAGTGAGGTGCATTTGTCGGGCGGCTTCAACAAACATCGGTTCGGTTTTATCGATTAACCCAATATCGCCTAAATGACTTAAAAATGCGATCGCACTCAGGCATAATAATCCTAGAATGGTTATTCCCCAAAGGACTTTGGGATAATTTTCCCAGGATTTCCAGATGGTTTTAAAAGATTGATTAAATAACATGGGTTGACGGTTGACTATTTCCTAATTTTATGATGTTCACGCGATATTTTTAACCACGCCAAGCTCAGGGTTAAACTAATATAGCCTAAACCATACCCAGCGAGAATATCACTCGGCCAATGACATCTTAAATAAACACTACTAAAGCCAATAATCAGTACCCAGAGGGTAGCAAATCCATAGATATAGGGTGTTGATTTGGGATAACGTTCTGCGAGGAGATAAGCTATATAAAAATAAAACAAAACATTCCCTGTCGCATGACCACTGGGAAAGCTTCTTCCGACAGATTCAACTAATCGATCTGGGGGACGACTGCGAGAAATTAGCGGTTTCAGGATATCATCGACTACAATTAAAATACCCAAGGTGGAAAACGCTAAAACTTTGGCTTCAATCCAATAGCGTTTCCAAACGAGTAACCCTAGGGTTAAAGCAATAATAACGGCTGTTCCTTTAACCCCGGTTAATAAATAAAAAAACCGAAAAACATCATCCCAACTCTGAGGAAAGATTTGATGGGGGACTTGAATTAAAATTTGATCTAGTAATAAATCTTCTTTAAAATTAAATCGAACAGAAAGTAAGATAAAAGGAACTAAAATTACCAGACAAATCCAAGCTTGCTGTTGAGAAATGGCTTTTTTAAACGAAATAAATCGACGATTGAAAGTTAAACGCATTATCTCCCACGTTTACTAATCCGTAGTTGAGTGAGTTTTAATTATACAATATGTGATCCCAATCCGGTGAATGTTCTCAAACCAAAAGTTAAAAAAGTTATTTAGGTTTTTGAGTCATGCCCTAATCAGAATTAGAATATTGAATCAGGACTTCATGAGGATCAAAGAGTCAATGTTAGATACCCTTGACCTGACGCTATCGCTGGATAAAGAAAGCTATAAAACTCAGATAGAAGCTTTAATGAAGGAGTTGCGATCGCTTCAACAAACCTGCCGAGATAAAAAATTACCGATTATTATTGTATTAGAAGGATGGGCAGCGGCGGGCAAGGGCGGACTCGTGAAGAAAATGGTGGGATACATGGATCCAAGGGGGTTTACAGTTCATCCCATCTGGCCCCCAACCCATGAAGAATCCCGTTATCCGTTTCTGTGGCGGTTTTGGCAAAAATTACCTCCTCAAGGCACTATTGGCATTTTTTATCATAGTTGGTATACCCATCTTTTAGAAGATCGGTTGTTTGGGCGACTGGAAGCACCGGACGTCCCCATGGCCATGCGACAAATTAACGCCTTTGAACGTCAGCTTGTCGATGATGGGGCGGTGATGGCGAAATTTTGGATACATTTGAGTAAAAAAGAACTGAAAAAACGTCTAAAAACAGCTTCAGAAGATGAGTTAGAAGCTTGGCGGGTGCGTCCTGAAGATTGGAAACAGGCTAAAAATTATGATACCTATAGCACCCTAGCAGAAGAAATGGTGATTCATACCGGGACAGGTTCAGCCCCTTGGATATTAGTCGAAGGAGACTGTAAACGCTGGGCCAGGGTAAAGGTATTATCAACAATGGTGGCCTCCATTAAAGAAGCCTTAGACCGTTTGTATATTCAGTTACCTCCCGCCTTTACAACGCCCCAAGACCGTTTACAACCCACAGAACCTAACCCCCTAGCTACGGTTAATCTGAATGCCGCCTTATCCTCGGAAAACTACAAAATCCAGTTACGTCAACAACAAGTTAATTTAAGTCAATTGCAACAAACTCTTCATCACCAACAAATTCCCGTTTTAGCTTTATTTGAAGGTTGGGATGCGGCGGGTAAAGGAGGAGCAATTAAACGATTAACTGATATTTTAGATCCCCGTAGTTATGAAGTAAATACCTTTGCTGCACCGACGGACGAAGAAAAAGCCCATCATTATTTATGGCGGTTTTGGCGTTGGTTACCTCCGGGGGGAAAATTAGGAGTATTTGACCGCAGTTGGTATGGTCGAGTATTAGTAGAACGAGTCGAAGGCTTTGCGACTGAATTAGAATGGCGACGAGCTTATCAAGAAATTAATGAATTTGAAGAACAGTTAACCAGTGCGGGCTATGTGTTAGTTAAATTTTGGTTACATATTGATCAAGAAGAACAATTAAAACGTTTTCAGGAACGGAAAGACAACCCCTATAAATTACATAAACTTACGGAAGAAGATTGGCGCAACCGTGAAAAATGGCCGTTGTATGAAGTAGCCGCTAATCAAATGATTCAACGCACCCATACACCCCATAGCCCTTGGACATTAGTGGCCGCTAATAATAAATATTATGCCCGTGTGAAAGTCATTGAAACTGTTGTTGAGGCAATTCGCCGTCGGTTAAAACAGGATTAATTTCCGAAAGATTTTTGACACTCCCCCGTTAACTGATGACGAGGGAGAATGTTAAATTGGAACTTGTAATCCGTAGGACTATAGCAATCCTAAATGATTTATGAAAAAGTTCTGTAGGGGTTTGGAAACCAAACCCTCTTTACGCTCAACCTGTGTTCTAATAAGGATTGATTCAAGTTAAGCGGTATTATTATAAAAATTCCTCTAATGCTATGTTTATTATCCTGACTCAACTTTTATTTCTGTTACTGGTAGGAGCCATTGCATTTAAAGTCTGGCAAATTTTGGGAGGTAAGGATAATAGCTTAATTAGTCGGTTGTTATTCATCCTGGTTTTAGTCTTAATTGTTTCTGCCTTGATTTCACCCGATAGTCAAGTCGGTTTAGTGGTATTAGGAATTTTATCAATTTTTTTTCGTCCCTTGGGATTATCAATTTTACTTTTATTAATTGCCTCTATTTTTATTAAAAATGGTAAAATCGATAAACCAGGGCCGACCTTAATTTTAGTCGCTTTATTAATTTTAATTGTAGCCAGTACCCCCGTCTTTGCGAATTGGCTGGCTCAACAAGTGGAAAAAGTTGCCTTAAAAACCGTACAAACCGATTTATGTTGTGGAGAACGGGCGGGGGCTATTGTTTTATTAGGACGGGGAACCACAGAACCCAAATTACCCTATCGCAAGCAAATTCAATTAACAGATACAGGCGATCGCATTCCCTACGCAGCCCAACTTTTTCGACAAGATCGAGGGCCGTTTATTATTGTCAGTGCAGGGCCTCGTCAGGAGTTAATTAATCCGATCATTGAAGCTAATGATATTAAACAACTTTTAATTTATATGGGAATTCCCGCAGAACGAATTCTACTCGAATCTCATGGAGGAACC encodes the following:
- a CDS encoding diguanylate cyclase domain-containing protein gives rise to the protein MNQNGSHHSWQLKTHLQQSFFEKKKTDFERFSRSMGLDLISLVLSVLLGLYLNSSVLNIVLRDFFNIQLDRAFCLVLAGISLWLWYQNSSFVFQKFTLFWLKFQGVYQLACQILQQFLPRIFLMGLFLRGLIFLGFHYPLYSREPQEMIQNLTNWVLFLIFIGWIIHHVNYMSYGHSQAEDSNPLELKQNLPPGENDTSQPQEKLYQALLSAPYPMMLHTKDGEVIEINQSWAEITGYTVAQLPTISAWSERLTNPEPLPSTKNLVGGSRLPERRRDYLITNHQGYLRIWEWSSLTFGQLTDGKTLLLSTIVDITEDQPTQTFIQQSQQSNEQLQLSLLQWTAELTQANDGLQEELQRRQQMTSELYQVSERLKQLLRSSPAVIFSCQPQPHYQITFISDNVYTLLGYEVTTFLKEENIWHDYVPEEEKSQWQDAFIQVLTTGTYIHEARFLHAQGHWRWLRLEMRLIKDGRGNPLEIVGYFVDITDRKEAEMQLLTTQNRLKTVIETVGNGIMLSDEQGNFYLFNPQMTEITGYTLEEAQSHSDFLALLYPTPEGYQKAQDRLKKVIATGSIFNLETTIQAKNGQLKTLLLSTVMMQDQQHRLFLSTFQDITPLKRAEKALCQLIVQEHLIWEITHQIRQSLNLDDILNATVKEVQQLLECDQVLIYRIFPDRRGKIIAETEPDESLKFLRNRQSETPLIPLECYENFNQGRMRVINDINHDPIHSGMLKVLKYWGICSAIMVPLFEQNQLWGLLMICQNHGLRHWLQWEATLLRQISEQVGIALQQSQLYQQTQYQARRAQTLNHVIQFIRQSLDLDTIFSTAVAEIVTLLRVDRACILQHLPQEEQWKEVASYSYDRNTTPAILSPIQQLNHLETEDLTVPNSQEIQHLTGISGTWLPIPLRVGSQVWGCLGLLKHQHLRGWKESEIELTCAIADQLAIAIQQSELYQELQVANQQLKRQATVDGLTQVANRRRFDEYLEQEWQRLQREQGSLALIMCDIDYFKQYNDYYGHPAGDSCLKQVAQAIENTLRRPADLVARYGGEEFAIILPNTNQDGAIHVAQHIQAAVLQLEIPHDKSTISQWLTLSLGVACTLPSPLTSFSVLIEAADQVLYQAKQQGRARYCVQPV
- a CDS encoding thiol-disulfide oxidoreductase DCC family protein; the encoded protein is MTYHVIYDGNCNLCVTLVQLLEILDQGHQFTYIPMQDEQGLSHFAITPGECNLGMILIDGNQPNHRWQGSDAAEEIGRLLPAGGIFVATYRALPGLKWIGDRLYEQVRDHRYLLFGKRSTPYQSTYPSCCTKGKCNL
- a CDS encoding glycosyltransferase family 39 protein, with the translated sequence MLFNQSFKTIWKSWENYPKVLWGITILGLLCLSAIAFLSHLGDIGLIDKTEPMFVEAARQMHLTGDWITPYWNGETRFDKPPLIYWLMVMAFQAVGVNEWGARLPSAITAILSTFLVFYTLRYFGKQASLLGEIKPSTLRQQWIGAWWGMAMMVLNPAWIAWGRTGVSDMLLASCLTISLLAFFLGYAQPQTRQQKAWYFTFYTFSALAVLAKGPIGIVFPILIIGAFLIYTQQWQRVIWEMQLLPGILIFIIIAVPWFILVTLANGQAYLDTFFGHHNLERFTSVVSNHPGPWFYYFPVILVALLPWSVYLPIAIYQVKFWQLQEWRSQDRSQQLGVFALFWFVIIFAFFSVSATKLPSYVLPCIPAGVILISLWGNQQNNIESNQTKISLPFLITGIVNVLILLILAIASFLSPKLVGEDTPNFDQLLQTSHLPIISGIIWLIASGITVYCLFQPRWRRTVWIGNVLGFLAFMSLVALPVGQLLDTQRHLPLRQLSLRVQQVHQPNEPLITIGVFKPSLVFYTQRRIYFMTYDIKQRLLELFPLNRPIDTILMITKPKEIAKLGLNSSEYQVLENQGGYQLIRIKRDVLLK
- a CDS encoding phosphatase PAP2 family protein, which translates into the protein MRLTFNRRFISFKKAISQQQAWICLVILVPFILLSVRFNFKEDLLLDQILIQVPHQIFPQSWDDVFRFFYLLTGVKGTAVIIALTLGLLVWKRYWIEAKVLAFSTLGILIVVDDILKPLISRSRPPDRLVESVGRSFPSGHATGNVLFYFYIAYLLAERYPKSTPYIYGFATLWVLIIGFSSVYLRCHWPSDILAGYGLGYISLTLSLAWLKISREHHKIRK
- the pap gene encoding polyphosphate:AMP phosphotransferase, whose translation is MLDTLDLTLSLDKESYKTQIEALMKELRSLQQTCRDKKLPIIIVLEGWAAAGKGGLVKKMVGYMDPRGFTVHPIWPPTHEESRYPFLWRFWQKLPPQGTIGIFYHSWYTHLLEDRLFGRLEAPDVPMAMRQINAFERQLVDDGAVMAKFWIHLSKKELKKRLKTASEDELEAWRVRPEDWKQAKNYDTYSTLAEEMVIHTGTGSAPWILVEGDCKRWARVKVLSTMVASIKEALDRLYIQLPPAFTTPQDRLQPTEPNPLATVNLNAALSSENYKIQLRQQQVNLSQLQQTLHHQQIPVLALFEGWDAAGKGGAIKRLTDILDPRSYEVNTFAAPTDEEKAHHYLWRFWRWLPPGGKLGVFDRSWYGRVLVERVEGFATELEWRRAYQEINEFEEQLTSAGYVLVKFWLHIDQEEQLKRFQERKDNPYKLHKLTEEDWRNREKWPLYEVAANQMIQRTHTPHSPWTLVAANNKYYARVKVIETVVEAIRRRLKQD
- a CDS encoding YdcF family protein — translated: MFIILTQLLFLLLVGAIAFKVWQILGGKDNSLISRLLFILVLVLIVSALISPDSQVGLVVLGILSIFFRPLGLSILLLLIASIFIKNGKIDKPGPTLILVALLILIVASTPVFANWLAQQVEKVALKTVQTDLCCGERAGAIVLLGRGTTEPKLPYRKQIQLTDTGDRIPYAAQLFRQDRGPFIIVSAGPRQELINPIIEANDIKQLLIYMGIPAERILLESHGGTTYNNAVEIYQIMQKHHLGRTIILVTSALEMRRASLTFARVGFKVIPAPTNFYTFIHQKKYVRHITGADFAPSAEALLLTTRVLDEYFLTFYYFIRGWLAPSI